A region of Burkholderiales bacterium JOSHI_001 DNA encodes the following proteins:
- a CDS encoding ADP-ribose pyrophosphatase (PFAM: NUDIX domain~manually curated), giving the protein MRVGIGVGVLVIHEGLVLLGKRRGSHGEGTWSAPGGRLEYGEELIECAARELREETGLTASSFELGPYSNDIFPEAKEQYVTIFVVARGITGTPANLEPTKCEGWAWFRWGEWPSPLFKPVESLLSLGWRPGGA; this is encoded by the coding sequence GTGCGCGTCGGAATCGGCGTAGGAGTCTTGGTCATCCACGAAGGTCTCGTCCTGCTAGGCAAGCGGCGCGGATCACACGGTGAAGGCACTTGGTCGGCCCCAGGCGGCAGGCTCGAATACGGAGAAGAACTCATCGAGTGTGCCGCGCGCGAACTGAGGGAAGAGACCGGGCTCACGGCAAGTTCCTTCGAACTGGGCCCGTACTCGAATGACATCTTCCCCGAGGCCAAAGAACAGTACGTGACCATCTTCGTGGTTGCGCGAGGCATCACAGGCACGCCAGCCAACCTCGAACCCACAAAATGCGAAGGTTGGGCTTGGTTCAGGTGGGGTGAGTGGCCGTCCCCGCTATTCAAGCCAGTGGAGTCACTCCTCTCCCTCGGCTGGCGGCCAGGTGGTGCCTAA
- a CDS encoding thiol-disulfide isomerase-like thioredoxin (PFAM: Redoxin~manually curated), which produces MVAAIALAQPLHVVAATPAAGKDALVAIGDALPELTMTGLNGPSRSLKSFSGRRLIVNVWASWCGPCRAEAASLERFAWSERGQKYTVIGISTDDDRSAAELWLKQSNATLSHFIDKNLVLEHIFGASSIPLTVLVDERGKVIARVRGAKKWDDEESFRLVEREFGIPSPSPRK; this is translated from the coding sequence ATGGTAGCTGCCATTGCATTGGCACAGCCACTACATGTGGTGGCCGCCACCCCTGCTGCCGGTAAAGACGCATTGGTTGCCATTGGTGATGCCTTGCCAGAGCTGACCATGACCGGGTTGAACGGGCCAAGCCGAAGTCTGAAGAGCTTTTCCGGGCGACGCTTGATTGTCAACGTTTGGGCCAGTTGGTGTGGACCCTGTCGGGCAGAGGCTGCTTCACTTGAGCGCTTTGCGTGGAGTGAACGTGGCCAGAAGTACACCGTGATTGGCATTTCGACAGACGATGATCGAAGTGCCGCAGAGCTCTGGCTGAAGCAGTCAAACGCGACCCTTAGTCATTTCATTGACAAGAATCTGGTCCTGGAGCACATCTTCGGAGCCTCGTCGATCCCGTTGACTGTCTTGGTTGATGAACGGGGCAAGGTCATTGCGCGCGTTCGTGGCGCGAAAAAGTGGGATGACGAAGAGTCCTTCCGGCTTGTGGAGCGGGAGTTCGGAATTCCGAGCCCGTCGCCGCGAAAGTAG